A genomic stretch from Coffea arabica cultivar ET-39 chromosome 10c, Coffea Arabica ET-39 HiFi, whole genome shotgun sequence includes:
- the LOC113714275 gene encoding DELLA protein RGL1-like, protein MDTSPANYANSVPHISYLAEGKKESPFLPLTSLEFLKQHGTKLKRLREGNLNELSSDTLMDTPDHPAQSTASPMKVAKVQLRKFNSQKIDVLSYVASRIGTMVQSRGRGRSRGLERSTSVSAYPSRFRSEGDYFELEFDEELAIFLALRLWTQQFEQRNLLQEGSFRALNRWLTEQIYISQSLFFTILSEKIKDTDTTLDENSVPQIYYLDEGKKESPFLPLTSLEFLKQHGTKLKRLREGNLNELSSDTPMDTSHHPALSTASLMKAAKAQLFKFNSQKIDVFCYVSSHIGTLSGLRSEVPGDLELALLLQAAAEKVANQQYVQARKLLILCGCFASKSGSPVQRVVYCFAEALEKKIEQEWGIAPTEELVGKLRKPLDEMLAQVYMQPAMMTSQQETPFTLFTEFTATESILNAVASAKRVHLIDFQINNGAHWTLIMQALAVRYECPFEHLKISAVGTSKKIMEETGKWLSSFAETLNLPFSYKMVVSDLKDLRENYFELEFDEELAIYSDMRLWTQLVWPNHLKALMGVIRKLKPRIVVVKEFEANTNAPNFPERFDAALLLFSAMFDCINSCMDHHVLYRKMTEEVIFPRMVQNIIVAEGMERFQRHEKIGFWRKLFAEFGMAETDLTRSSLCEASLFLRSSERLSSCTVDMDGKCLIMGWKGAPFQSLSAWKLQNEYEI, encoded by the exons ATGGATACAAGTCCAGCAAATTATGCAAATTCAGTACCACATATATCCTATCTAGCTGAAGGAAAGAAGGAAAGCCCGTTTCTACCATTGACATCGCTGGAATTTCTGAAGCAACATGGTACCAAATTGAAGCGTTTGAGGGAAGGAAATCTCAATGAGCTGAGCTCTGATACGCTGATGGATACTCCTGACCATCCGGCCCAGTCAACTGCTAGCCCCATGAAGGTAGCAAAAGTGCAACTACGTAAGTTCAACTCCCAGAAGATTGATGTTCTTTCTTATGTGGCCAGTCGCATTGgaaccatggttcaaagtcgcggtcgcgGTCGCAGTCGCGGCTTGgaacgttccacatcggtctcggCATATCCGTCGCGGTTTCG ATCTGAAGGAGATTATTTTGAGTTGGAATTTGATGAAGAGTTGGCTATTTTTTTGGCCTTGCGTCTGTGGACTCAACAA tttgagcagaGGAATCTTTTGCAAGAAGGAAGTTTCAGAGCTTTAAATAGGTGGTTGACTGAGCAAATTTACATAAGCCAATCTCTGTTCTTTACTATTCTCAGTGAAAAGATAAAAGACACGGATACTACCCTAGATGAAAATTCAGTACCGCAAATCTATTATCTAGATGAAGGAAAGAAGGAAAGCCCGTTTCTGCCTTTGACATCGCTGGAATTTCTGAAGCAACATGGTACCAAATTGAAGCGTTTGAGGGAGGGAAATCTCAATGAGCTGAGCTCTGATACACCAATGGATACTTCTCACCATCCAGCTTTGTCAACCGCTAGCCTTATGAAGGCAGCAAAAGCGCAACTATTTAAGTTCAACTCCCAGAAGATCGATGTTTTTTGTTATGTGTCCAGTCACATTGGAACTCTATCTGGTCTCCGCTCAGAAGTTCCTGGAGACTTGGAACTTGCACTGCTACTGCAAGCTGCTGCCGAAAAGGTGGCCAATCAACAATATGTGCAAGCAAGGAAGTTGCTCATCTTGTGTGGTTGCTTTGCTTCTAAAAGCGGCAGTCCTGTCCAAAGAGTTGTGTATTGTTTCGCTGAAGCTCTTGAAaagaagattgaacaagagTGGGGAATAGCTCCAACAGAGGAACTGGTAGGGAAGCTAAGGAAGCCATTGGATGAGATGCTAGCCCAAGTTTATATGCAACCTGCAATGATGACATCTCAACAGGAAACACCCTTCACTCTTTTTACTGAGTTTACAGCAACAGAATCCATCTTGAATGCTGTAGCATCAGCAAAAAGGGTTCATCTGATAGATTTTCAAATTAACAATGGAGCACACTGGACACTGATTATGCAAGCTTTAGCTGTCAGATACGAATGTCCCTTTGAACATCTCAAGATATCGGCCGTTGGAACCTCTAAGAAGATAATGGAAGAGACTGGCAAGTGGTTGTCATCTTTCGCTGAGACCCTCAATTTGCCTTTTTCATATAAGATGGTTGTATCAGACCTGAAGGACCTCAGGGAAAATTATTTTGAGTTGGAATTTGATGAAGAGTTGGCTATTTACTCGGACATGCGTCTTTGGACTCAACTAGTATGGCCCAATCACTTGAAAGCTCTAATGGGTGTTATCAGAAAACTCAAGCCAAGAATAGTGGTGGTCAAAGAATTTGAGGCAAATACAAATGCACCAAATTTCCCAGAACGCTTTGATGCAGCACTTCTTCTATTCAGTGCAATGTTTGATTGTATCAACTCTTGCATGGATCATCACGTTTTGTATAGAAAGATGACTGAAGAAGTTATCTTTCCACGTATGGTTCAAAACATTATCGTGGCTGAGGGAATGGAGAGGTTTCAACGACATGAAAAAATCGGTTTTTGGAGGAAGCTTTTCGCAGAGTTCGGAATGGCAGAAACAGACCTGACCCGCTCATCATTATGTGAAGCAAGCTTGTTCCTTAGAAGTTCTGAGCGCTTGAGTTCTTGTACTGTGGACATGGATGGGAAATGTCTGATCATGGGGTGGAAGGGTGCTCCATTTCAGTCTCTTTCAGCCTGGAAGTTGCAGAATGAGTACGAAATCTAG